A single region of the Saprospiraceae bacterium genome encodes:
- a CDS encoding glycosyltransferase family 39 protein: MREEADSRKAGFSDRYQAPFLRLSTFLLQSFQLFTSKLPLFSTSQAPTFRLPTSNFPLPLILLWLLLILCVNPIGDFPLNDDWQYAYPVKQWLQTGHFEMQGQFAPNILLQVLWGYLSCIPFGHFSFSYLRLGVLLLGGCTLWVFHRELSAQAIDKKGCFVLSLAFMFSPLFFNLSFSFMTDVPFLFLCLLSIRLFFAYAETGRSVALFGASLVAIGAYAIRQPGILLLPGFAIYLLVQPRKLTSRISWMVLLIIMAIGAYIGMEKGIKPALGITAHYLPVSSLYFSSLIQAPIGVLSTWAARFLKTFIYLGVFALPVLPFLWPSMQKSGLFKAKSVLLVFSLNMLVLLVLWKVQKTFPFGGNIWFNWGLGPELLMDVYTLGLENTPRWPSFCLYLLQYLGQLSGTFISLLVFREWSGLAPLQKPLFRWLILINVLYLAVISIFSFFDRYILLSMVSFFYLLAPWVKVPDLRQNLGSLVPLLLFGLFSVFATKDYLNWNRARKEAYQWLQDAGVGIQEMDAGYEYNAWYNYHKNPVQSEGRSFWWVTDDTYLITFGPVDGYETLQRFPYYRWLWLRKDALLIVKN; encoded by the coding sequence ATGAGGGAGGAAGCCGACAGTCGGAAAGCAGGATTTTCAGACCGCTATCAAGCACCTTTTCTCCGCCTTAGTACATTCCTACTTCAGTCCTTCCAACTTTTCACTTCCAAACTTCCTCTCTTTTCGACATCTCAAGCTCCCACCTTCCGACTTCCGACTTCCAACTTCCCCCTCCCTTTAATCCTCCTTTGGCTGCTACTCATCCTATGCGTCAATCCAATAGGCGACTTCCCGCTCAACGATGATTGGCAATATGCCTATCCGGTAAAACAATGGTTGCAAACAGGGCATTTTGAAATGCAGGGGCAATTTGCACCCAATATACTGTTGCAAGTACTCTGGGGATATCTCAGCTGTATCCCTTTTGGCCATTTTAGCTTTAGCTATCTCCGATTAGGCGTATTGTTGTTGGGTGGATGTACCTTATGGGTATTTCATAGGGAGCTGAGCGCGCAAGCAATAGATAAAAAGGGCTGTTTTGTGTTGAGTTTAGCCTTCATGTTTTCACCTCTCTTTTTCAATCTCAGTTTTTCCTTTATGACGGATGTTCCTTTTCTGTTTTTATGCCTTTTGAGCATTCGTTTATTTTTTGCTTATGCAGAAACCGGGCGTAGCGTGGCACTGTTTGGTGCCAGCTTGGTGGCTATAGGAGCCTATGCGATTCGGCAGCCGGGTATTTTATTATTGCCAGGGTTTGCCATTTACCTATTAGTTCAGCCAAGGAAGTTGACTTCCCGGATTAGCTGGATGGTTTTGCTAATAATTATGGCTATTGGTGCATATATTGGCATGGAGAAGGGAATTAAGCCAGCACTGGGCATCACAGCTCATTACCTCCCTGTTTCTAGTCTTTATTTCTCCTCCTTAATTCAAGCTCCTATAGGCGTTTTAAGTACCTGGGCAGCTCGTTTCCTAAAAACCTTTATCTATTTAGGTGTTTTTGCACTGCCAGTATTACCTTTTTTATGGCCATCCATGCAAAAAAGCGGCCTTTTTAAAGCCAAAAGTGTTCTTCTTGTCTTTTCCCTGAATATGCTGGTGTTGTTGGTTTTGTGGAAAGTCCAAAAAACATTCCCCTTTGGTGGGAATATTTGGTTTAACTGGGGGCTCGGTCCCGAGTTGTTAATGGATGTATATACCCTCGGATTAGAAAATACGCCTCGTTGGCCCTCTTTTTGTTTATACCTGCTTCAATACCTGGGGCAACTCAGCGGCACCTTCATTAGTCTTTTGGTATTCAGGGAATGGTCTGGGTTGGCCCCTTTACAAAAGCCACTTTTCCGTTGGCTCATATTGATCAATGTACTTTACCTCGCCGTCATTTCGATTTTCAGTTTTTTCGATAGGTATATTTTATTGTCGATGGTTTCTTTTTTTTACCTCCTGGCTCCCTGGGTCAAAGTACCTGACCTTCGCCAAAACCTGGGGTCCCTTGTACCCTTGCTCCTTTTTGGCCTATTCAGTGTTTTTGCCACCAAGGACTACCTCAATTGGAACCGTGCCAGAAAGGAAGCCTATCAATGGCTTCAGGACGCTGGGGTTGGCATCCAAGAGATGGATGCTGGTTATGAATATAATGCCTGGTACAATTACCATAAAAACCCTGTTCAGTCGGAGGGCCGTTCCTTTTGGTGGGTAACGGATGATACCTACCTAATCACCTTTGGTCCTGTGGACGGCTATGAAACGCTACAGCGCTTTCCCTATTACCGCTGGTTATGGCTGCGGAAAGATGCCCTTTTGATTGTAAAGAATTAG